One window from the genome of Paraconexibacter algicola encodes:
- a CDS encoding sugar ABC transporter substrate-binding protein → MGSTFRGRAALGAALAALVFAAGCGDDDDSSSTPASSGDTTTQAASPDTAGGDAAAEVAKYTKLTGVEFPQPDEPFDPGTGKVAVISCGNAGINCLQGAKDVQAAAKAMGWTPSPIFDGEFTPAKQAGFVQQAVQEKYDAIVLVSIDAQSIKAAVDAAAAADIPISCVMCVNPAFAGTVTDVTSGGISEGKAIGAWMAANAEGGKAKIVAYDDKSFPIVAARRKNMTEELARLCPDCEVENADFPTSDLQKAGAPTFTGMLASNPAGQLDFVAGPYDPASIPFAKAAQQQGRDDFKLTGYDASPDFVKLIADGSGVAAATTAAPFPYASWGAMDQVARIKAGKQPWESTELPVALVTKDNAAQVTDGFFAPADFDYEAMFKEQWGR, encoded by the coding sequence ATGGGTTCCACGTTCCGTGGGCGAGCAGCGCTTGGCGCTGCGCTCGCCGCACTGGTCTTCGCCGCCGGGTGCGGCGACGACGACGACAGCAGCAGCACGCCGGCGTCGTCCGGCGACACGACGACGCAGGCCGCGTCGCCCGACACCGCCGGAGGCGACGCCGCCGCCGAGGTCGCGAAGTACACGAAGCTCACCGGCGTCGAGTTCCCGCAGCCCGACGAGCCGTTCGACCCGGGGACCGGGAAGGTCGCGGTCATCAGCTGCGGCAACGCCGGCATCAACTGCCTGCAGGGCGCCAAGGACGTCCAGGCCGCCGCCAAGGCGATGGGCTGGACGCCGTCACCGATCTTCGACGGCGAGTTCACCCCGGCCAAGCAGGCGGGCTTCGTCCAGCAGGCCGTCCAGGAGAAGTACGACGCGATCGTGCTCGTCTCGATCGACGCCCAGTCGATCAAGGCCGCGGTCGACGCGGCGGCGGCCGCCGACATCCCGATCTCGTGCGTGATGTGCGTCAACCCCGCCTTCGCGGGCACCGTCACCGACGTGACCTCCGGGGGGATCTCCGAGGGCAAGGCCATCGGGGCCTGGATGGCGGCCAACGCCGAGGGCGGCAAGGCGAAGATCGTCGCGTACGACGACAAGTCGTTCCCGATCGTCGCCGCGCGCCGCAAGAACATGACCGAGGAGCTCGCCCGGCTCTGCCCCGACTGCGAGGTGGAGAACGCGGACTTCCCGACCTCCGACCTGCAGAAGGCCGGTGCCCCGACGTTCACCGGCATGCTCGCGAGCAACCCGGCAGGCCAGCTCGACTTCGTCGCCGGACCGTACGACCCCGCGTCGATCCCGTTCGCCAAGGCCGCGCAGCAGCAGGGCCGCGACGACTTCAAGCTCACCGGCTACGACGCGTCGCCGGACTTCGTGAAGCTCATCGCCGACGGCAGCGGCGTCGCCGCCGCCACGACCGCCGCCCCGTTCCCGTACGCCTCCTGGGGCGCCATGGACCAGGTCGCGCGGATCAAGGCCGGCAAGCAGCCGTGGGAGTCCACCGAGCTGCCCGTGGCCCTCGTCACCAAGGACAACGCCGCCCAGGTCACCGACGGGTTCTTCGCCCCGGCGGACTTCGACTACGAGGCGATGTTCAAGGAGCAGTGGGGCAGGTAG
- a CDS encoding pyruvate, phosphate dikinase, with translation MSRAGTHTVRRFIHTFESPVENPALLGGKGASLVRMRALGLPTPPGFTISTDGWRARREADADGIPAQIASELAECVSWLESDLGRRFEDPQDPLLVSVRSGAPVSMPGMMDTILNLGLSDETAAGLAAATEDETFAYTLFRRLLETFATVVRGIDGELVAAAAPKDLAPRDACARLQEAIAQHSGRPFPQRACEQLSEAIQAVWRSWDSRRAQRYRRYAGIPDDLGTAVTVQAMVFGTYPQESGTGVVFTRDPATGSPQAYGDYLARAQGEDVVAGGHDTEPLDTLRIEMPAVYADLEAALPRLEAAYRDMCDVEFTVERGTLWILQARAGQRSGAAAVRIAVDLVDEGLIAMEDAIDRVPVAAMTQLQAPVFAREQQLDVLGEGTPSSPGAAVGIAVFDTARATELADAGQKVVLIRPETSPEDIAGMISSVAIVTAVGGRTSHAAVVARGIGRPAVCGVKQLDVDPAAAVAHFDGRTIREGELVAVDGVAGIIAAGDVRLVPAQPGPRVARLLAWCDERRALPISAEVPDGYTTMGGPTDPVSERVLIDVDWEGPESSGVVTRTVTAALDGGASELALVLPEGLVEGDLRPAAGPWTQLVADPDSWSARLLAARLQPQEVPAYSEVSGGLRNVHKPA, from the coding sequence ATGTCCAGAGCGGGAACCCACACCGTGCGCCGGTTCATCCACACCTTCGAGTCGCCCGTCGAGAACCCCGCGCTCCTCGGCGGCAAGGGCGCGAGCCTCGTGCGCATGCGCGCGCTCGGCCTGCCGACGCCACCCGGGTTCACGATCTCCACCGACGGCTGGCGCGCGCGCCGGGAGGCGGACGCCGACGGCATCCCCGCCCAGATCGCCTCCGAGCTCGCCGAATGCGTGAGCTGGCTGGAGTCCGATCTGGGCCGGCGCTTCGAGGACCCGCAGGACCCCCTGCTGGTCTCCGTGCGCTCCGGGGCGCCGGTGTCGATGCCCGGCATGATGGACACCATCCTCAACCTCGGCCTCAGCGACGAGACCGCCGCCGGCCTCGCCGCCGCCACCGAGGACGAGACGTTCGCCTACACGCTCTTCCGCCGCCTGCTGGAGACCTTCGCGACCGTCGTGCGCGGCATCGACGGCGAGCTCGTCGCCGCGGCCGCCCCGAAGGACCTCGCCCCGCGCGACGCGTGCGCGCGCCTGCAGGAGGCGATCGCGCAGCACAGCGGACGCCCGTTCCCGCAGCGCGCCTGCGAGCAGCTGTCCGAGGCGATCCAGGCGGTCTGGCGGTCCTGGGACAGCCGGCGCGCGCAGCGCTACCGCCGCTACGCGGGGATCCCCGACGACCTCGGCACCGCGGTCACCGTGCAGGCGATGGTGTTCGGGACCTACCCCCAGGAGTCCGGGACCGGCGTCGTGTTCACGCGCGACCCCGCGACCGGGTCCCCGCAGGCCTACGGGGACTACCTCGCCCGCGCACAGGGGGAGGACGTCGTCGCCGGAGGCCACGACACCGAGCCGCTCGACACGCTGCGGATCGAGATGCCCGCCGTGTACGCCGACCTCGAGGCCGCGCTCCCGCGCCTGGAGGCCGCGTACCGCGACATGTGCGACGTCGAGTTCACGGTCGAGCGCGGCACCCTGTGGATCCTGCAGGCGCGGGCCGGTCAGCGCTCGGGGGCCGCCGCCGTGCGCATCGCGGTCGACCTCGTCGACGAGGGCCTCATCGCCATGGAGGACGCGATCGACCGCGTCCCCGTCGCCGCGATGACGCAGCTCCAGGCCCCGGTGTTCGCGCGCGAGCAGCAGCTCGACGTCCTCGGTGAGGGGACGCCCTCCTCCCCGGGGGCGGCCGTGGGGATCGCGGTGTTCGACACCGCCCGCGCGACCGAGCTCGCCGACGCGGGCCAGAAGGTCGTGCTGATCCGGCCCGAGACCTCACCCGAGGACATCGCGGGCATGATCAGCTCGGTCGCGATCGTCACCGCGGTCGGCGGCCGCACGAGCCACGCCGCGGTCGTCGCGCGCGGCATCGGCCGCCCCGCCGTCTGCGGCGTGAAGCAGCTCGACGTGGATCCCGCGGCGGCCGTCGCGCACTTCGACGGCCGTACGATCCGCGAGGGCGAGCTCGTGGCGGTCGACGGCGTCGCCGGGATCATCGCCGCGGGCGACGTGCGCCTCGTGCCGGCGCAGCCGGGCCCGCGCGTCGCGCGGCTCCTGGCGTGGTGCGACGAGCGTCGTGCCCTGCCGATCTCCGCCGAGGTTCCCGACGGCTACACGACCATGGGCGGTCCGACCGACCCGGTGTCCGAGCGCGTCCTGATCGACGTCGACTGGGAGGGCCCGGAGTCCTCCGGGGTCGTCACGCGCACCGTCACCGCCGCCCTGGACGGCGGCGCGAGCGAGCTCGCGCTGGTCCTTCCCGAAGGCCTGGTGGAGGGCGACCTGCGTCCGGCCGCCGGCCCCTGGACGCAGCTCGTGGCCGACCCCGACAGCTGGTCCGCGCGGCTCCTCGCCGCGCGCCTCCAGCCGCAGGAAGTCCCTGCGTACAGCGAGGTTTCGGGCGGCCTTAGAAATGTCCACAAGCCTGCCTGA
- a CDS encoding ATP-binding cassette domain-containing protein, whose translation MSTHDIAISGLRKSFGRNEVLRGIDLRIEAGEFVGLMGPNGAGKSTLIKILGGVYQRSAGEITYAGEAVRSLAERPEVGFIHQDLGLVDALPIVDNLRLGEAPMRRLGPLLDRGRERRAAEAALARVELDRPVTTLVGDLSPGEKTLVAVARLLDRGARVLFIDETTSTLPPGDAQRLIRTLRDTVAADGATVIMVSHKLSEILDATKRIVVILDGVIAADVAAAGLDRPRLVKLLVAHERPDGGPVLAAHDRGEERLRLEGACAGRCGPVDLTVHAGEVVGLTGLAGSGLHDVGYLAHGALRPTAGRVVRAPGVRSALVPPHRESQGGFAELSVQANLTISALPSWRGRATRLLRGRAERSDAHEMVGRLDVRPGDPQAPFGTLSGGNKQKVVFGRAMFRRPDVYVLCEPTRGVDVQTRETLYDLIRGLRAEGAAVLLISSDSEDLFAVCDRIAVVEQGRLRDFTAIDEITPDALEAFI comes from the coding sequence ATGAGCACGCACGACATCGCCATCAGCGGGCTGCGCAAGAGCTTCGGTCGCAACGAGGTCCTGCGCGGCATCGACCTGCGGATCGAGGCCGGCGAGTTCGTCGGGCTCATGGGACCCAACGGGGCGGGCAAGTCGACCCTGATCAAGATCCTCGGCGGGGTGTACCAGCGCTCCGCCGGGGAGATCACCTACGCCGGCGAGGCGGTCCGCAGCCTCGCCGAGCGCCCCGAGGTCGGGTTCATCCACCAGGACCTCGGGCTCGTCGACGCGCTGCCGATCGTCGACAACCTGCGGCTGGGCGAGGCGCCGATGCGGCGCCTCGGCCCGCTGCTGGACCGCGGCCGGGAGCGGCGCGCCGCCGAGGCGGCGCTCGCCCGCGTCGAGCTGGACCGGCCCGTCACGACGCTCGTCGGGGACCTGTCCCCGGGCGAGAAGACCCTGGTCGCGGTCGCCCGGCTCCTCGACCGCGGCGCGCGCGTCCTCTTCATCGACGAGACCACGTCGACGCTCCCGCCCGGCGATGCCCAGCGGCTGATCCGGACGCTGCGCGACACGGTGGCCGCCGACGGCGCGACCGTGATCATGGTCAGCCACAAGCTCAGCGAGATCCTCGACGCCACGAAGCGGATCGTCGTGATCCTCGACGGCGTGATCGCCGCCGACGTGGCGGCCGCCGGCCTCGACCGCCCGCGACTGGTGAAGCTGCTCGTCGCGCACGAGCGACCCGACGGCGGGCCGGTGCTCGCCGCCCACGACCGCGGCGAGGAGCGGCTGCGCCTGGAGGGCGCGTGCGCCGGGCGCTGCGGCCCGGTCGACCTGACGGTGCACGCCGGCGAGGTCGTCGGGCTGACCGGGCTCGCGGGCTCCGGGCTGCACGACGTCGGCTACCTCGCCCACGGCGCGCTGCGACCGACCGCCGGCCGGGTGGTCCGCGCGCCCGGCGTGCGCAGCGCGCTCGTGCCACCGCACCGCGAGTCCCAGGGCGGCTTCGCGGAGCTGTCGGTCCAGGCGAACCTGACGATCTCCGCGCTGCCGTCGTGGCGCGGCCGGGCGACCCGCCTGCTGCGCGGCCGCGCCGAGCGCAGCGACGCCCACGAGATGGTCGGCCGGCTGGACGTGCGCCCCGGGGATCCGCAGGCGCCGTTCGGCACGCTCTCCGGCGGGAACAAGCAGAAGGTCGTGTTCGGCCGCGCGATGTTCCGCCGGCCCGACGTCTACGTCCTGTGCGAGCCGACCCGCGGTGTCGACGTGCAGACCCGCGAGACGCTCTACGACCTGATCCGCGGGCTGCGCGCCGAGGGCGCCGCGGTCCTGCTCATCTCCTCGGACTCCGAGGACCTGTTCGCGGTCTGCGACCGCATCGCCGTGGTGGAGCAGGGTCGGCTGCGCGACTTCACCGCCATCGACGAGATCACCCCCGACGCGCTGGAGGCGTTCATCTGA
- a CDS encoding ABC transporter permease codes for MSTPEVLPAHAGPPPSAPPAPAAAPRDGAVRRFLGSTGFQGSITFVAFLIVFAVYVIWLGDTFASTDARFLDIHQNAPVLILGLAVMGTLIAGQFDLSVGGMATLTTFLAIGLKINEDWPFALVLAVCLGIGVLGGLVNGLLVMRLKVNTFIATLGTGGLFGGFASVYGKGTQLSPTDDSAPLPGWFTGPDSIGAFGHKFPAAILWAGVAGVALAGFLALRRRRPADRSPRTWDAISALVTLLVLGLAVGVLGVDGWIETTSWTIGILLVVGLLVWVLFTRTTYGRYLHATGSNPEAARLAGVNPEKETIRAFVLGGLLAALAGVILAANQGSASPDAGVGFLLPAFAAAFLSTVVLSTGRFTVWGALIGGTFLVWVSQGLIVGGLAFTYTDVVNGVVLVLAVALSTTLGRRALR; via the coding sequence ATGTCCACCCCCGAGGTCCTTCCCGCCCACGCCGGCCCGCCGCCGAGCGCGCCCCCCGCGCCCGCGGCCGCACCCCGCGACGGCGCCGTCCGCCGGTTCCTGGGCTCCACCGGCTTCCAGGGCTCGATCACGTTCGTGGCGTTCCTGATCGTCTTCGCCGTCTACGTGATCTGGCTCGGCGACACGTTCGCGAGCACCGACGCGCGGTTCCTGGACATCCACCAGAACGCGCCCGTGCTGATCCTCGGGCTCGCGGTGATGGGCACGCTCATCGCCGGGCAGTTCGACCTGTCGGTCGGCGGCATGGCGACGCTGACGACCTTCCTGGCGATCGGGCTGAAGATCAACGAGGACTGGCCGTTCGCGCTCGTGCTCGCGGTCTGCCTCGGGATCGGCGTGCTCGGCGGGCTCGTCAACGGGCTGCTCGTGATGCGGCTGAAGGTCAACACGTTCATCGCCACGCTCGGCACCGGCGGGCTGTTCGGCGGCTTCGCGTCCGTCTACGGCAAGGGCACGCAGCTCTCGCCGACCGACGACTCCGCGCCGCTCCCGGGCTGGTTCACCGGCCCCGACTCGATCGGCGCGTTCGGCCACAAGTTCCCGGCCGCGATCCTCTGGGCCGGCGTGGCGGGCGTCGCGCTCGCGGGGTTCCTGGCGCTGCGCCGCCGCCGGCCCGCGGACCGCTCGCCGCGCACGTGGGACGCGATCAGCGCCCTGGTGACGCTGCTCGTCCTCGGGCTCGCGGTCGGCGTGCTCGGCGTCGACGGCTGGATCGAGACGACCTCGTGGACGATCGGGATCCTGCTCGTCGTCGGCCTGCTGGTCTGGGTGCTGTTCACGCGCACGACCTACGGTCGGTACCTGCACGCGACCGGCTCCAACCCGGAGGCGGCGCGGCTGGCCGGGGTCAACCCGGAGAAGGAGACGATCCGGGCGTTCGTGCTCGGCGGCCTGCTCGCCGCGCTCGCCGGTGTCATCCTCGCCGCCAACCAGGGCTCGGCGTCCCCGGACGCCGGGGTCGGCTTCCTGCTCCCCGCGTTCGCCGCCGCGTTCCTGTCGACCGTGGTGCTGTCGACGGGGCGCTTCACGGTGTGGGGTGCGCTGATCGGCGGCACGTTCCTCGTCTGGGTCTCCCAGGGCCTGATCGTCGGGGGCCTGGCGTTCACCTACACCGACGTCGTCAACGGCGTCGTGCTCGTCCTCGCCGTCGCGCTGTCGACGACGCTCGGGCGCCGGGCCCTGCGCTGA